The Lipingzhangella halophila genome segment CACGCCATGCTGGCCATATGGATGAGACGACAGTGGTCCAGGTACGAGATGTTCCCGCCGAGGTGGTCGAGACCCTCAAGGCACGAGCCGCCCGCAGAGGACTGTCACTGGCCGCATACCTGCGTGAGTTGATCGTCGAGGAGGCTTCTCTTCCAGCGGTCGACGAGGTGATGGCGCGGCTCGTCGAGGATGAGCCGGTCAACTACACGGCAGAGAACCTGCGTGGGTTCATGGCTGACGGTCGCCGATGAGCTAAGTCATCGACTGCTCGATCGTCACCAGGGTGCTGGCGGTCCACAGAAGTGACGGCCTTGTTCAGTGCTTGAAATGCACGAACAGCCGGCCAATGTACTTGGCACGATGCACTTGCCGGTGAACCGCTTCACAGGTTGCGGTAGGCGTCACGCCGATGGGCCACACGTAGTGCCACCACGATAAGCCGACCGTCGTCGATCGAGTAGACGATCCGATGGTCTCCCACGCGGATCCGCCACAGATCGGGGAAGCCCCGGAGCTGACGGCACCCATCCGGACGGGGGTCTTGGGACAGAGCCATGATCGCCGAGTGAACACGGCGTGCGACGGGCCTGTCGAGCTTTCCGAGTTCCTTGCGCGCCCGAGAATCGAACAGGACCTCGAAGGCACGCGTTTCCTCGTCTCTCACAGACCAAGCTCCCTGGCCACGTCCTCGGCGGACGCGACCTCGGCGTCACCCGACCGGATCTCCTCCAGCCGCTGCTGCGCGATCCGCCCATCCTCCTGATCGAGCATCTCCTCGTACGCCTCGACCAACTCA includes the following:
- a CDS encoding FitA-like ribbon-helix-helix domain-containing protein; amino-acid sequence: MDETTVVQVRDVPAEVVETLKARAARRGLSLAAYLRELIVEEASLPAVDEVMARLVEDEPVNYTAENLRGFMADGRR
- a CDS encoding type II toxin-antitoxin system RelE family toxin, coding for MRDEETRAFEVLFDSRARKELGKLDRPVARRVHSAIMALSQDPRPDGCRQLRGFPDLWRIRVGDHRIVYSIDDGRLIVVALRVAHRRDAYRNL